Proteins co-encoded in one Campylobacter concisus genomic window:
- a CDS encoding nitrogen fixation protein NifR yields the protein MSLTDSLNLKATAFANRWRFIIKIWLVFSFLSYALAYYLGLEVFGFISAISIFGCVCLLAFSSLLWFVASLVFLQPLVFLLLEKFDESITVYALACSIWLLGWITLSLVVDDKFARLGNDILLKISRIVLVGEFALLYFFNYNSSLDIETLIKSNLTKSLLLVLNSYMLPSLVTLLMFDIKTYIASKNE from the coding sequence ATGAGTTTGACAGATAGCCTAAATTTAAAAGCCACTGCCTTTGCAAATAGGTGGCGATTTATTATTAAAATTTGGCTTGTTTTTTCTTTTTTATCCTATGCGCTGGCCTACTATCTTGGGTTAGAGGTTTTTGGCTTTATCTCTGCCATTTCTATCTTTGGCTGTGTTTGCCTGCTAGCCTTTAGCTCACTTCTTTGGTTTGTCGCTAGCCTTGTATTTTTGCAACCTTTGGTATTTTTACTACTTGAAAAATTTGATGAAAGCATTACTGTTTATGCTTTAGCCTGCTCAATTTGGCTACTTGGCTGGATCACTTTGTCGCTTGTGGTCGATGATAAATTTGCAAGACTGGGAAATGACATCTTGCTAAAGATCTCTCGCATAGTTCTTGTTGGCGAGTTTGCCTTGCTATATTTTTTTAACTACAACAGCAGCCTTGACATAGAGACTTTAATAAAGTCAAATTTGACAAAGTCGCTGCTTTTAGTGCTAAACTCCTATATGCTGCCATCGCTTGTGACGCTACTTATGTTTGATATAAAAACATATATCGCTAGCAAAAATGAGTAA
- the mog gene encoding molybdopterin adenylyltransferase, with translation MKAKIGILTLSDRASGGIYEDKSGPAIREVLDSWIVSEKEYFCEVIPDEFELIKEKLIHMVDVLDCDLVLTTGGTGPALRDVTPEATEAVCEKMMPGFGELMRATSLKYVPTAILSRQTAGIRGHALIINLPGQPKAIKECLEPIFPAVPYCIDLIGGAFIETDESVMKVFRPKQKKIS, from the coding sequence ATGAAAGCAAAGATAGGAATTTTAACATTATCAGATCGTGCAAGTGGCGGCATTTACGAAGATAAGTCCGGCCCAGCCATACGTGAAGTGCTTGATAGCTGGATAGTGAGCGAAAAAGAGTATTTTTGCGAAGTTATACCAGATGAGTTTGAGCTAATAAAAGAGAAGCTCATACACATGGTAGATGTGCTTGATTGCGATCTTGTGCTAACGACCGGTGGTACTGGACCAGCTCTTAGAGATGTTACTCCAGAGGCAACAGAGGCAGTTTGTGAGAAGATGATGCCAGGCTTTGGCGAGCTAATGAGAGCGACTAGCTTAAAATACGTCCCAACAGCGATCCTATCACGCCAAACAGCAGGCATAAGAGGCCACGCGCTCATCATAAATTTACCAGGACAGCCAAAGGCGATAAAAGAGTGCTTGGAGCCAATTTTTCCAGCGGTGCCATATTGTATCGATCTAATAGGTGGTGCATTTATAGAAACTGATGAAAGTGTGATGAAAGTTTTCCGCCCAAAACAAAAGAAAATCTCGTAA
- a CDS encoding ATP-dependent metallopeptidase FtsH/Yme1/Tma family protein: MKLSQMPIMQKFKFNKKNILIIAAVALISVLIFAVSKEPRNITYSQYMQLMDGNFIDRAVIDDDEVVLYAQNNRFSIIKEGIDLKELIKKVPVEKTKQYITPGMIWGFIIFVCFVLWYAYIFRSIRKKEESLLSKKDGAFEIESVLNQNTMPVISNVRFSDVAGISEVKSELSEIVDFLKNPQKYRNFGIKMPKGVLMIGPPGVGKTLVAKAVAGEANVPFFYQNGASFVQIYVGMGAKRVRELFSRAKSYAPSIIFIDEIDAVGKSRGGTRNDEREATLNQLLTEMDGFEDNSGVIVIAATNRIEMIDEALLRSGRFDRRIFLSMPDFNDRVAILNTYLKDKNCEVAAEDIAKMSVGFSGAALSTLVNEAAINALRNGESVLKMRDFEAVLNKVLLGKKKVLSYSENEKKIQAIYQGAKALSAYWFDVKFEKISLIEDRFMATEQEIESKSQMISRIKVLIAGMCKLEIDENDIFSNSSSDLNLAKEIASKMVYEYGMGSSFVPNPNDVEEILKQAKEEITSFLKGTNEQIAKISSHLLAYESVDKEMLAKILNENY; this comes from the coding sequence ATGAAGTTAAGCCAGATGCCAATTATGCAAAAATTTAAATTTAATAAAAAAAATATCCTAATAATCGCAGCTGTCGCATTAATCAGCGTACTGATATTTGCCGTTAGCAAAGAGCCACGAAATATCACATATTCGCAATATATGCAACTAATGGATGGAAATTTTATAGACCGCGCTGTAATCGATGATGATGAAGTCGTGCTTTATGCACAAAACAATCGTTTTTCTATTATAAAAGAGGGCATCGATCTAAAAGAGCTTATTAAAAAAGTGCCTGTTGAAAAGACTAAGCAATACATCACTCCTGGCATGATCTGGGGATTTATCATCTTTGTCTGCTTTGTACTTTGGTATGCTTATATCTTTAGAAGTATCAGAAAAAAAGAGGAGAGCTTGCTTAGCAAAAAAGATGGCGCTTTTGAGATAGAAAGCGTGCTAAATCAAAACACTATGCCAGTCATCTCAAATGTTAGATTTAGCGATGTGGCTGGCATTAGCGAGGTCAAAAGCGAGCTTAGTGAGATAGTTGATTTTCTAAAAAATCCACAAAAATATAGAAATTTTGGTATCAAAATGCCAAAAGGCGTGCTAATGATCGGCCCTCCAGGCGTTGGTAAGACGCTTGTGGCAAAGGCAGTTGCTGGTGAGGCAAATGTGCCATTTTTTTATCAAAATGGTGCAAGCTTTGTGCAAATTTATGTCGGCATGGGCGCAAAGAGAGTACGAGAGCTTTTTAGTAGAGCCAAGTCCTATGCGCCGTCAATCATCTTTATCGACGAGATAGATGCTGTTGGTAAGAGCAGGGGTGGGACTAGAAACGACGAGCGAGAAGCCACGCTAAATCAGCTGCTAACTGAGATGGACGGCTTTGAAGATAACTCGGGCGTCATCGTTATAGCTGCCACAAATAGGATCGAGATGATCGATGAGGCGCTACTTAGATCAGGGCGTTTTGATAGGAGAATTTTTCTTTCTATGCCTGATTTTAACGATAGAGTAGCGATCTTAAACACATATCTAAAAGATAAAAACTGCGAAGTGGCGGCTGAGGATATCGCTAAAATGAGCGTTGGCTTTTCAGGTGCGGCACTTAGCACGCTTGTGAATGAAGCTGCGATAAATGCCCTAAGAAACGGCGAGAGTGTGCTTAAGATGAGGGACTTTGAGGCTGTTTTAAACAAGGTCTTGCTCGGTAAGAAAAAGGTGCTAAGCTATAGCGAAAACGAGAAGAAAATTCAAGCCATCTATCAAGGAGCAAAGGCACTAAGTGCTTATTGGTTTGATGTGAAATTTGAAAAAATTTCTCTTATAGAAGATAGGTTTATGGCCACAGAGCAAGAGATCGAGTCAAAGTCGCAGATGATATCTCGTATCAAGGTGCTCATCGCTGGTATGTGCAAGCTTGAGATAGATGAAAACGACATCTTTTCAAACTCAAGTAGTGATCTAAATTTAGCCAAAGAGATCGCTTCAAAGATGGTTTATGAATATGGCATGGGAAGCTCTTTTGTGCCAAATCCAAACGATGTAGAAGAAATTTTAAAGCAAGCAAAAGAGGAAATCACATCCTTTTTAAAAGGCACAAATGAGCAAATCGCAAAGATAAGCTCACATCTGCTAGCATACGAGAGCGTAGACAAAGAGATGCTGGCGAAAATTTTAAATGAAAACTATTAA
- the mtaB gene encoding tRNA (N(6)-L-threonylcarbamoyladenosine(37)-C(2))-methylthiotransferase MtaB, giving the protein MMQKIFFKTFGCRTNIYDTELLKSYIKDYEITNDEDAADIVVINSCTVTNSADSGVRNYINGVKRRGAKVVLTGCGAVSKGKELFNSGIYGVLGASKKSDLNELLKQEKPFFELGNLNSVDKNIVTNYENHTKAFIKIQEGCNFNCSYCIIPSVRGKARSMDEAMILKEARILAQNGYNELVLTGTNIGSYGKDTNSSLGKLLANLGKISGIRRIRLGSIEPSQIDESFREILKEEWLERHLHIALQHTSQAMLKIMRRRNNAFSDLELFNELSSLGFALGTDYIVGHPGESEEIWAEAVENFKKFPITHLHAFVYSPRRDTHSATLKSDVSGDVAKSRLKILQGIALQNNENFRKKHNGALKILVEQKNGEFYEGFDQFYNKAKILSQKDITKEWVEVSEYEVKPDANYAKI; this is encoded by the coding sequence TTGATGCAAAAGATATTTTTTAAAACATTTGGGTGTCGCACAAACATCTATGATACCGAGCTTTTAAAAAGCTACATCAAAGACTACGAGATCACAAATGATGAAGATGCTGCTGATATTGTCGTGATAAACTCTTGTACAGTCACAAATTCTGCCGATAGCGGTGTCAGAAACTATATAAACGGTGTAAAAAGGCGTGGAGCGAAGGTGGTGCTAACTGGGTGTGGTGCGGTTAGCAAGGGTAAGGAGCTATTTAATAGTGGAATTTACGGAGTGCTTGGAGCTAGTAAAAAGAGTGATCTAAATGAGCTTTTAAAGCAGGAAAAACCATTTTTTGAGCTTGGAAATTTAAACTCAGTTGATAAAAATATAGTTACAAATTATGAAAATCACACCAAGGCTTTTATAAAAATTCAGGAAGGTTGCAATTTTAACTGCAGCTACTGCATAATCCCTTCAGTTCGTGGTAAGGCTAGAAGCATGGATGAGGCTATGATATTAAAAGAGGCAAGAATTTTAGCCCAAAACGGCTATAATGAACTCGTACTAACTGGCACAAATATAGGCAGTTACGGCAAAGATACAAATAGCTCTCTTGGTAAGCTTTTAGCAAACTTGGGTAAAATTTCTGGCATTAGACGCATTAGGCTTGGAAGTATCGAGCCAAGCCAGATAGATGAGAGCTTTAGAGAAATTTTAAAAGAAGAGTGGCTGGAGCGTCATCTGCACATCGCACTTCAGCACACGAGTCAGGCGATGCTAAAGATCATGCGAAGACGAAATAACGCATTTAGCGATTTGGAGCTTTTTAATGAGCTTAGCTCTCTTGGCTTTGCGCTTGGTACGGACTACATCGTGGGACATCCGGGTGAGAGTGAGGAAATTTGGGCAGAGGCGGTGGAAAATTTTAAGAAATTTCCTATCACACATCTGCACGCTTTTGTCTATTCGCCAAGGCGTGATACGCACTCAGCTACGCTAAAAAGCGATGTTAGCGGTGATGTAGCAAAAAGTAGGCTAAAAATTTTACAAGGCATAGCTTTGCAAAATAATGAAAATTTTAGAAAAAAACATAACGGAGCTTTGAAAATTTTAGTCGAGCAAAAAAATGGTGAGTTTTACGAGGGCTTTGATCAGTTTTACAACAAAGCTAAAATTTTAAGCCAAAAAGATATAACAAAAGAGTGGGTGGAGGTAAGCGAATATGAAGTTAAGCCAGATGCCAATTATGCAAAAATTTAA
- a CDS encoding mechanosensitive ion channel domain-containing protein: MKKIFILLLCCFALYAEENASVESNSSQILQNSELRKEISSLDNSLKNNIWITRYANYNTYQRLIDELEKNENELKKLDKSSRRGSDIIKRIQTLKEQINLLKEYEKTPFSNMLAAPEMDTPPRITSPVALISGFSYIKKIKSDKIEYQRHIKELDTLLEKLETKENLLNRLNLIEENEQNRESLNLVKQEIGDFKAAKQIADTTYNVYEKRADEAINLTTSDIKAQFLSMGYTAIIILLTIGLTFIAKFIVKRTITDNERFYTVNKFLNVLNITVIIIILLFSYIENVTYLVTVLGFASAGIAIAMKDMFMSMLGWMVIMFGGSIHVGDRIRVLHDGSEFVGDVIDISLLRLTVFEDVSYSTYKTNRRAGRIIFVPNNYIFTDLIANYAHYGMKTVWDGIDIMISFDSNHKKAVYLARNVVKKYSKGYTDIAKRQMNKLRSQYSIKNPNVEPRIYTFFEPYGINVSCWFMSNSYATLALRSTISAEIIEAFLAQDDIKIAYPTQTMFVGKKENPSDHTAHGEQESENI; encoded by the coding sequence ATGAAAAAGATCTTTATTTTATTGCTTTGCTGCTTTGCTCTTTACGCAGAAGAAAATGCTAGCGTTGAGTCAAATAGTTCACAAATTTTACAAAATAGTGAGCTTAGAAAAGAAATTTCAAGCTTAGACAATTCGCTAAAAAACAATATCTGGATCACAAGATATGCTAACTATAACACTTATCAAAGGCTTATTGATGAGCTTGAAAAAAATGAAAATGAACTAAAAAAGCTAGATAAAAGCTCAAGAAGAGGCAGTGATATCATAAAGAGAATCCAAACTCTAAAAGAGCAGATAAATTTACTAAAAGAGTATGAAAAAACGCCATTTTCAAATATGCTAGCAGCTCCTGAAATGGATACTCCACCAAGGATAACAAGTCCTGTTGCACTTATATCTGGCTTTTCGTATATCAAAAAGATAAAGAGTGATAAGATCGAGTATCAAAGGCATATAAAAGAGCTCGATACGCTTTTAGAAAAGCTTGAAACAAAAGAAAATTTACTAAATAGACTAAATTTGATCGAAGAAAATGAGCAAAATAGGGAAAGCCTAAACTTGGTAAAACAAGAAATAGGCGACTTTAAAGCGGCAAAACAGATCGCTGATACAACTTATAATGTCTATGAAAAAAGAGCTGATGAGGCTATAAATTTAACCACCTCTGACATAAAAGCTCAGTTTTTAAGTATGGGCTATACAGCTATCATCATCCTTTTGACGATCGGGCTAACATTTATTGCTAAATTTATCGTTAAAAGAACGATTACTGATAATGAGAGATTTTACACGGTAAACAAATTTTTAAACGTTTTAAATATCACCGTTATCATCATAATCTTACTTTTTTCATATATCGAAAACGTCACATATCTAGTAACCGTGCTAGGTTTTGCTTCAGCTGGTATCGCCATTGCGATGAAAGATATGTTTATGAGTATGCTTGGCTGGATGGTGATCATGTTTGGCGGCTCTATACATGTGGGTGATAGGATCAGGGTACTTCATGATGGTAGTGAATTTGTAGGTGATGTGATCGATATCTCTTTACTTAGGCTGACCGTTTTTGAGGATGTTAGCTACTCGACTTATAAGACAAACCGCCGTGCAGGTAGAATTATCTTTGTACCAAATAACTATATCTTTACCGATCTCATCGCAAACTATGCTCATTATGGTATGAAGACCGTTTGGGACGGTATAGATATCATGATAAGCTTTGATAGTAACCATAAAAAGGCTGTCTATCTAGCAAGAAATGTCGTTAAAAAATACTCAAAAGGCTACACTGATATCGCAAAACGCCAGATGAATAAACTAAGAAGCCAATACAGCATCAAAAATCCAAATGTCGAGCCAAGAATTTATACATTTTTTGAGCCTTATGGTATAAATGTCTCATGCTGGTTTATGTCAAATTCCTATGCCACGTTGGCACTTAGAAGCACGATAAGTGCTGAGATCATCGAGGCTTTTTTGGCTCAAGATGATATAAAGATCGCTTATCCAACGCAAACCATGTTTGTAGGTAAAAAAGAAAATCCAAGCGATCATACCGCACACGGTGAGCAAGAGAGCGAAAATATTTGA
- the aroB gene encoding 3-dehydroquinate synthase, which translates to MQINLNLKEKASSYKIYINELERLELKGKVGIVTNAKVAGLHLEKLLSVLKCDEKFIISVPDGEEYKNLETIEQILEQLFVSKFDRSSTLIAFGGGVISDMTGFAASIYERGINFINIPTTLLAQVDASVGGKTGVNNKFGKNLIGSFYQPKAVFCEINFLKTLPKREFAAGVTEALKMAITFDKEMFDWLKSINLDDENLAKLVEKSINLKAKVVEQDEKEKGLRAILNYGHTFAHVIENETNYKEFLHGEAVAIGMNMANRLSVRLGLMSEAQVEDIKQVLVKFGLPVSYKIENEYAFYEAFFMDKKTKDDKINFIIADKIGSAIIKNDVKKEDILEILREFK; encoded by the coding sequence ATGCAGATAAACTTAAACCTTAAAGAAAAGGCGTCAAGCTATAAAATTTATATAAACGAGCTTGAGAGACTAGAGCTAAAAGGCAAGGTTGGCATCGTTACAAACGCTAAAGTAGCGGGCCTTCATCTTGAAAAGCTACTTAGTGTTTTAAAATGCGATGAGAAATTTATTATAAGTGTGCCTGACGGCGAAGAGTATAAAAACCTTGAAACGATAGAGCAAATTTTAGAGCAGCTTTTTGTGAGTAAATTTGATCGCTCATCTACACTAATTGCCTTTGGTGGTGGCGTCATAAGCGATATGACTGGCTTTGCGGCGAGCATCTATGAAAGGGGGATAAATTTCATAAATATCCCAACTACGCTTCTAGCGCAAGTCGATGCGAGTGTGGGCGGAAAAACGGGTGTGAATAACAAATTTGGCAAAAATTTAATAGGCTCTTTTTATCAGCCAAAGGCAGTTTTTTGCGAGATAAATTTCTTAAAGACATTGCCAAAGAGAGAATTTGCAGCTGGCGTGACTGAGGCTTTAAAAATGGCGATAACCTTTGACAAAGAGATGTTTGATTGGTTAAAAAGCATAAATTTAGACGATGAAAATTTAGCCAAGCTAGTCGAAAAGTCTATAAATTTAAAAGCAAAAGTGGTTGAACAAGATGAGAAAGAAAAAGGATTAAGGGCCATTCTAAACTACGGTCATACTTTTGCTCATGTCATCGAAAATGAAACAAATTATAAAGAGTTTTTGCACGGCGAAGCGGTGGCGATAGGCATGAATATGGCAAATCGCTTAAGCGTAAGACTAGGGCTCATGAGTGAGGCGCAGGTAGAGGATATCAAACAGGTTTTGGTAAAATTTGGCCTTCCAGTAAGCTACAAAATAGAAAATGAATATGCATTTTACGAGGCATTCTTTATGGATAAAAAGACAAAAGATGATAAGATAAATTTCATCATTGCAGATAAAATCGGCAGTGCGATCATTAAAAATGACGTCAAAAAAGAGGATATTTTAGAAATTTTAAGAGAATTTAAATGA
- a CDS encoding COG3400 family protein, producing the protein MKKILIIADGTFARNFLNRLLETKSNLHHYIVVSSEDYSQKSNYENFTFYQFDPTSLSKLKSVSDGYFSQFCIVCDDRNEAVAVYENLRQISTKTETVFMSSWELDEKCKEIFVSDKHLSVVDIRDIAASRLMDYLPDLPVLADNIGLSEGEIMEVKVPIGSSYMYRHISSVAQKKWRIALIYRGSEIILPKPNVMIQPSDILLIVGDPNVLQNVYRSIKRESGQFPSPFGSNIYVLIDMISMGKERVSKLIKDSLYLHSKLNNKRLFFRVINPTLGENLDTLKAIKEKNIIVLMDYFNSDNKSIKHDVLKHDIGLILSDDKYFFKFKKLFYELKLPVLKTGKILLSNIKEGVILGDQSQEVENQSAVITDCCAQLDLEMKFYYFDNKHSDDEALREHFESISALFSKRIKIENHNLKNPLVKLKNTKDLLHFVMFSKSVANGGTFAFLSTNLNRLYKKLSQNAQLFVPISE; encoded by the coding sequence ATGAAGAAAATTTTAATAATCGCAGATGGAACTTTCGCAAGAAATTTTTTAAACAGATTGCTTGAAACAAAATCAAATTTACATCACTATATCGTTGTTTCAAGTGAGGATTACAGTCAAAAATCAAATTATGAAAATTTTACATTTTACCAGTTTGATCCAACTAGCCTCTCAAAGCTAAAAAGCGTAAGCGATGGCTATTTTAGTCAGTTTTGTATAGTTTGCGATGATAGAAATGAGGCGGTTGCTGTTTATGAAAATTTAAGACAGATCAGCACAAAGACCGAGACTGTTTTTATGAGCTCATGGGAGCTTGATGAAAAATGTAAAGAAATATTTGTAAGCGATAAACACTTAAGCGTGGTTGATATCAGAGATATTGCAGCATCAAGGCTTATGGACTATTTGCCAGATCTACCAGTTTTAGCTGATAATATCGGGCTTAGTGAGGGTGAGATCATGGAAGTTAAGGTGCCAATAGGTAGCTCTTATATGTATCGTCACATCAGCTCAGTAGCTCAAAAAAAGTGGCGAATAGCCCTCATATATCGAGGTAGCGAGATAATCTTGCCAAAGCCAAATGTAATGATACAGCCAAGTGATATACTGCTAATCGTTGGTGATCCAAATGTGCTTCAAAATGTTTACCGCTCGATCAAGCGTGAAAGTGGGCAGTTTCCAAGCCCGTTTGGTAGCAACATCTATGTGCTGATCGATATGATCTCAATGGGTAAAGAACGTGTTAGCAAGCTCATAAAGGATAGCTTGTATTTGCATTCAAAGCTAAATAATAAACGCCTTTTTTTTAGAGTGATAAATCCAACTTTAGGTGAAAATTTAGATACTTTAAAAGCGATAAAAGAGAAAAATATCATTGTTTTGATGGATTATTTTAATAGTGATAACAAATCTATAAAACATGATGTGTTAAAGCACGATATCGGCCTAATCTTAAGCGACGATAAATACTTTTTTAAATTTAAAAAGCTATTTTACGAGCTAAAACTTCCAGTGCTAAAAACGGGCAAAATTTTGCTCTCAAATATAAAAGAGGGTGTGATACTAGGCGATCAAAGTCAAGAAGTGGAGAATCAATCAGCTGTGATAACAGACTGCTGTGCACAGCTTGATTTGGAGATGAAATTTTACTATTTTGACAATAAACACAGCGATGATGAAGCGTTAAGAGAGCATTTTGAGAGCATTAGCGCGCTATTTTCTAAACGCATAAAGATAGAAAATCACAATCTTAAAAATCCGCTTGTAAAACTAAAAAATACAAAAGATCTGCTTCATTTTGTGATGTTTAGCAAAAGCGTGGCAAATGGTGGGACATTTGCCTTTTTATCGACAAATTTAAATAGGCTTTATAAAAAACTAAGCCAAAACGCACAGCTTTTTGTGCCAATAAGTGAGTAA